The following are from one region of the Deltaproteobacteria bacterium genome:
- a CDS encoding nitronate monooxygenase — protein sequence MHKCARRRDAIKAEKLGVDMVTIVGTECGGHPSPEGVTSMVLLPKTVDSVSIPVVTGGGFSDGRALMVALAMGAEGIVIGTGLMATTECPIHEDFKKTLISAEETSTCLVLNSVKAPVRAFTNKTAQEVLEKENACLPLEEILSKMKGERGLQAYKDGDTEGAVWACGQVAGLVNEIRPVAEYFQAIMEQAESIRKRWAVSVSPGK from the coding sequence ATGCACAAGTGTGCCCGACGGCGCGACGCGATCAAGGCGGAGAAGCTGGGCGTGGACATGGTGACCATCGTCGGCACCGAATGCGGCGGCCATCCGAGCCCGGAAGGCGTCACCAGCATGGTGCTGCTGCCGAAGACGGTGGATTCCGTCTCCATTCCGGTCGTTACCGGCGGAGGTTTTTCCGACGGTCGTGCCCTGATGGTGGCGCTGGCGATGGGCGCCGAAGGGATCGTGATCGGAACGGGCCTCATGGCTACCACCGAATGCCCGATCCACGAGGATTTCAAAAAGACCTTGATCAGTGCCGAAGAGACGTCTACCTGCCTGGTGTTGAATTCGGTCAAGGCGCCGGTGCGAGCCTTCACCAACAAAACCGCTCAGGAAGTGCTGGAAAAGGAGAATGCCTGTCTGCCTCTGGAGGAGATCCTTTCCAAAATGAAGGGCGAACGCGGACTGCAGGCATACAAGGACGGGGATACGGAAGGTGCTGTCTGGGCCTGCGGTCAGGTCGCCGGGCTTGTCAACGAAATCAGGCCCGTGGCCGAATATTTTCAGGCCATCATGGAACAGGCGGAGTCCATTCGCAAGCGCTGGGCTGTTTCGGTTTCCCCTGGGAAGTGA